GGTGAGCTGAATTTCCGTTGGGGGGTCCTACTCCCTATTTACATGATGTATTCGTTCTTTGCACACACGCTCGATGCAACCCCTCCTATGATGAACCACGGATTCAATACACTTTGACCACCGTTTACACTAGTCCCGGCCTCTTCGGCGCAATCTAAATATTCCAAGCATGCATCCAGTGGTGCTGCCGCTGGCTGTGAGGATATGATCAAACCTCTGAATCCCTCCATCATCAACGGTGTAACAACGTCCCTTTCAGGCTTACTCAGATCAGTACTGATACCTAGACCCGCACGTTAGGAGTACTTCTCAGTTTCTAAGTTTTTCTGTACCAAGCAACATGAGCAGGTTGTCACAATCGGTTACGCCCATTGCGTATAAGTCGCTTAGCACGTTTGCACAGGCTATTCTTCCCTATGACAAACAAGCTAGGAAATCGGTCCACGTTTATTAATCAATACCTGATCATACGGATCGTCGACAAGAGGATAAAAGCTAGTGCAAATTCCCAGCTACACTTGTTTTGCACTATGATATATTATCTCACAAATCGGTAGTTTGGACAAGCGAGATTCCTTCGTGTCTGGTCGGTATGACACAGCAGTCGAGCCCAGCCCCAAGCGACTCCCCATCAGAGATATTGAGACTTGACCCGAGACCTAAACAATCAACGTTGCTTCAAAAGCAGTCCTAGTATTAGGCGAATTACCAGCGAGAAGTTTGAGCAGCTGAGACAGACAGAGgcagagaaagagagagatgcATAAAGCCTTAGACACGGGAAAAGTAACGTACCTCTTCTTGAGGAACTTTACACCCTAGGTAGAAACAGAACTGAGCTAAAGGATGCAGGCCAAGCGAACTTTGTACCTCATCCTTTCAGCTTTCAGGTAAGATGAAGGGCAGGACATAAACACACGCAGGCGTAGGAAATCTTGAGCAGCTTACCTTTGTGAACCGAGTTAGCCGAAAGTCGGCTCTCAATCCATGCCGAACGGGATCAAAGGGAGCTCTCTGTTAGTAATACAACTACAGAGCTGCTTATGCAAAACTGGACAGGCGATACCTCGGTCTTTTGGCGTTTTTTCTCCGACATGTACAAAATCTAATCCGGGACACCTATCTACGCCGAGAAAACTTCTCAGGTTTGGTTTTCGCTGGTAGATGTAAGCGCTCTTGCGTGCTAAGATGCTCTACACATAGACAAAAGGTTGCAGAAGCGAAGTAACACGTCAGCTTTAGCACCAGCCCGGAGACCAAGTCCCGTTGAAATTTTTCGGATCCGCTTTTGACGTGGGAGGATGAAGCGTCGACAAATCGTGCACGTACGTTTTCATAATTTCCGCCAAACGCGACTTCATCATGGCCAACGCTTCGGGATTCGATTCGGCAAGATTGAAGTGCTCCGTGGGATCCGCATCCAAATCGAACAAATACGTGCCTTTAGCAGCAGAGACTCCGACTCCATACGACGCATTCGCCGGCGGAATCCATCCGCTCGGCGTTCCGGGCTCGCCCGTTATGAGTTTCCACTTCTCAAAACGAATAGCAGCCACGGGAATGTTCGTATCAATGTTATACACGAACGTCtgtcgcggcgacggcgctccAGTCGACACCGTACTCCAGACGTTCATTCCGTCAATATTTCCAACATCGGTCTTTATATCGGCGGCAGCCAATAACGTGGGATACCAATCGACGGAGTGAATCATCCCGTTATTGACGTAGCCGGTTTTTTGGAGCATCGTTCCGTGTATGAACGCCGATCCTCGCGTGCCCCCTTCCCACACGGTGTGTTTGCTGCCTCGCAGCGGATAGTTGTTTGCGCCGACGGTGACCGGCCCCCCGTTGTCCGTGGTGAACACCATCAACGTGTCGTTCCACATGGAGCGATTTTTGAGTGCGTTCGTCACGTTGCCAATTGCCTCGTCCATAGCCGTGACCATTGCGGAGAAAACGCGTCGCTTTTTGTCTTTCACGTGAGCGTACATGTCCACGAAACGCTGCGGCGCTTCGAGCGGTTCGTGTACGGCTTGAAAGGGTAGGTAGAGATAGAGCGGTTGACTCGGGTCGTGTTCGGAGACAATGCGCTCGGCTTCGGCACTGAACGCGTACGTTGAATACACCCCGGTCATGTTGGACACTACTGCCGTATTGCGACGGAAATCGAGCCCATCGTCGCGCCTGTGTGTATAGTAGTCCTCTGCACCGACGTAGTAGCCAAAGTGGCTGTCGAATCCGCGATGTAAAGGTGTATAGGATAGGTTGCAGAAGCCCAAGTGCCATTTTCCGACAATGTGTGTTGCATAGCCCGCCGTCTTGAGATGATCGGCAATAGTAGTGATGTTCAGGGGTAGTCCATATGGCTGGTTAGGTCGAACGACCGAGTGCTGGAGTCCAGTGTGTATTGGAAATCGACCCGACATAAAGGTGCTGCGCGTCGGAGAGCAGAGCGGCTGAACGTACGATCGATTGAGTATGACccctataaagaaaaaaagcataTTTTTGTCTTGTCTCCAGATTTCTGGCTGAAAAGAGCGTTCTGCCTTCTTTTGCTAACTGATCGAGGTTTGGAGTTTTGATTTCGCTGCCGTGGAAGCCCACATCATTCCATCCCAAGTCGTCGGCTGCAACAAAGAGAATGTGAGGCTTGGATATTGCTCTCGACGGCACCGCGATAATCAAAAGAGCAAGTATAATAATTCCAGTAGGGCAAGCCATGTCGAGTGACGCTTGGCTTGCAAACTGCAGTGAGTACACCAACGAAGGCAAAGAGTAACGTCACGAGAGGAGAGGAGCGCGTTCACGTGACGTGCGTGAGTATGATACTAAGTGCAACCGCTCTACATTTTTGACTGAAATTCTATGAGTCCGTAAAGCTGATCAGCGAGCTTTTGTCTTCCCACAACGCCAAGTGCTTGATATGCCAGTCGTGTTGCTTCTTGAGCACAGCCCCAGTGAAAAGTGAGTCCTTTGCTGCCATGTCCATAGTTGTGAACAACCTAaagatagaaaaaaacgcttttacTTGGTGCAAAAAAATCATGACATGCGCGTCACCTGTATTGAGCCATTTTTATAGGAAACGGCCTCAATCTCAACACGTGTTCCTGATCGACGCCCTGGCCTCAGACCCACCCATTCGTCGACTATGCGCGCTTTCTGCGGCAAAAAATTgatcaaaattaatttaaatcACCGGAGAATGTACCTTGAGGCTTGGTTCCAGCTCATAGCACATATCCAGAATCATTTTTCGGTCATCTGGATTAACTGTTCGATCCCAGTTTCCCGGCTGCAACGTCGATCCAATAGCAACGTAATCAACACTATTCAAACAGTCACTCTTGCCACATTCAGCCCTTCAAACACTCACCATGGTACGACGTATGCCTTCTTCTGATGTTTTCCGTTGTAGATAATAAACTGCTTAATCCAAGGAGCCTCCATCTAGAACTCAGTCTTATTCGAATGTGAAGTACACTATACAGTATTTCAAACCTTGATAATCTGACCTCTTACTGGCTCAACTTCATTATCACTACACAATGAAATTGCTCCAAGTCCGCTACAATTTATCACGACATCAAATTGGCCAACAAACTACAAAAGTAGATAAACAAGGCACCTGTCATACGTGTCTCTCTACCTGGCTAAAGGACTCCACTTTCTGCTtgtgaatttttatttcaagACGCTTGACACTGCAAAATGAAATCTGAGTCTAACTAATTTGGGGAATGAGTCCACTTACCAATCAAAAAGCCATTGGCAATATCGATTTCCTTGAATCATCATTGCCAAGTAGACAAATCCGGCGGCATCACTAGAAAGATAACGTCAATCATCTATCTAGCTATTAGCAGTTGACATTGCAGCACAAACCTTGGAAACCCCCTTTTCTTGATTTCGTTTCGggtcaaaaacgaaaaaccaGGAATCCTGTCTTTCCAAATAGGATCCTCCTGCACATTTATTTAAATACAAGCATTTATTCTAACTAATGAACAAACCTGTCCCAAGTCCTGAGATACTAATCGAAAACCCGAAAATTCGGAAATTCCGATCAACCCGTGAATGGGCTTCCGCATCAGAAACCGCAGCCAATCATACGTCGCGAACGCCCAACTTggaatttgaaattttttgattgaaattTCGAGTCGGCGCTTGTTATAAAATGCTCACTCCGTTTCGCGTCCGCTGTCCGGCAACGGATGCCACAGTCCTgcggcgccgtcgctcgtGTTATGCGGCGAAAAAGTCTCGGCGAAAACTTCCACGGTCGCCGGAACGCCGTCGAGACGCAGGCTCGTCGCCAAgtgcagcgacgacgagaggcCCATGATTCCGGCACCAACGACGGCAATTCGACGATTCATCACGTGCCTTTACCCTTCGCTTCGCTTCACCTACCTAGCGCGCTTTGCCGTAGCAACAACAAGATGTTCGCGAAAAAGCCTCGAAAGCCGAAAGCCCAGTTCAAATTACGCGTCGAGCTGCCaacggacgtcgtcgtcgatctcgaaaaaatcaacccgacgacgaaagtcTCCCAATTCAAG
The Oscarella lobularis chromosome 3, ooOscLobu1.1, whole genome shotgun sequence DNA segment above includes these coding regions:
- the LOC136184328 gene encoding D-amino-acid oxidase-like; protein product: MNRRIAVVGAGIMGLSSSLHLATSLRLDGVPATVEVFAETFSPHNTSDGAAGLWHPLPDSGRETDWAFATYDWLRFLMRKPIHGLIGISEFSGFRLVSQDLGQEDPIWKDRIPGFSFLTRNEIKKRGFPSDAAGFVYLAMMIQGNRYCQWLFDCVKRLEIKIHKQKVESFSQFVGQFDVVINCSGLGAISLCSDNEVEPVRGQIIKMEAPWIKQFIIYNGKHQKKAYVVPCVDYVAIGSTLQPGNWDRTVNPDDRKMILDMCYELEPSLKKARIVDEWVGLRPGRRSGTRVEIEAVSYKNGSIQVVHNYGHGSKGLTFHWGCAQEATRLAYQALGVVGRQKLADQLYGLIEFQSKM